Part of the Acropora palmata chromosome 10, jaAcrPala1.3, whole genome shotgun sequence genome, GAAATTTAACATTAGAGTTGAGCTCGAAGAGTATGACACTGTATCTGAACATTATGCTATCTGCATTTCTTTCCGTTACGACTGCCGAGGTACACTTTGCATCTTGTCTGCAGACAGGCAACTTCTCTTCATTCTTTTCCCACAGATTtgttctcatttctttttcacttttcaaaacCGTTTTTTTAAAGTCACGAGACCCGAAAACGGAAGAATAGATTCCAAAACGGCGATCTCATGGTTAATATGAAATCAAAGTTGCTAAAATTTGCAATGTACTCGAGATTGGATTTCATACATCAGCTCTAAGAGTAAACAAGTGTTGATATTTTCGGTGTCTTTTTACGTCAATAACTTGAGGAGTGAACTGCGTGTTTCCACATCGCTATTTTCATTCTTAGAGTAATATCAGCAACAATTTGATATTTAGCTCAtcgatgtatttttttgttgttttgtgacATGTTCCAGATTTCATGTATCAATTCAGTTTCTAATTGAGGTAGACTGGGTTGTCAATATCTAACCAATGTATTTGATGCAAGTCGTTGGTGTATGGAGTCCTTCAGAATCCAAAGACAAACCCAGCTGGAGGTCAGCAAGCCTGGGCATAGTTTGCGCGAATAAACTCGAACCCTTTCATGATTTCGGCGTAAACAGCTGATTCATTATCTTCCTTCAACAGAGGACCTGTAAGCACAGATGTGTTTGTTAGAATTGTTGGCCTCTCTTTTCTTAGCCTCGAAATCTGCATCATGAGCACCAAGTATAAATATACGTTCTTCACTTCACTTTTAAGGTTCAAATGTATGTATCAATGAAGCGGTCCAATACCACAGAACAACATTTGAAATTcctttgattggccatctgtgccCAATCGGAACGAAAACAGTGCAGAATAATAAAGTCAAGGTTGTTTGGGAATTCAAACTGGAATGAACTTAGAGATTTTGTTAAACATTGCCCAGTTCCCACGGCCgaataaattgtttgaaaatatttatttcagttcTATCAGATGCATTCATCGGACACATACAGACGCAAATATATCATTAATTAGTCAATTCATTATGTTGTCTTTCACATCAATGTTTtccattcttttgttgtttgtgttttgCAGACGACCTCATGTTAAATAATTGCTCGAGGGAATGCATTTTCTCTCGTATTTGAGAAGTAACCAATATGTTAAGACTTTCAGTTAAAACGCAGTGCGCTGATAGGCCAATTTGGTGGGCGCAATTTCGAGTCTTGACTTCCAAGTGTTTTGTTCTCATTTGATTCGACTTCCTGGAAAACTGATAATGTGTTTTCGCCCCATTTGTTCGTTCCGCAATGTGAGTTCTAACGGCTTGTCATATTTTTTAGTGTTCTATTTACTGAATAACGTCGAACCTGGAATAATGTGGGCTGTAATTCTGAACGGGTACGACCCCGGTTTATTAAGTCATTTTACTTTATCAGTAGAGTGTCAAGTGGAGAAACAAGCGCAAACATAATGCCTGGTGTTTATCGAGATCGGCTGAAGAACTACTTAACTCGAATGGAAGATGAACTTGATAGAACCATAAACTTCTGGTTGGAGAATTCTCGCGATGTGAGAAATGGGTAAGAGTACAACAACACTACACGCATTGGGTAGCTACATCGTGATCTCTTGAAATACCCATAGACACACAGCTTACATAAAGGAGCACACAAAAGGGCTATAAACTGAGGGTCtcgtttcaaattttctgggATCTTAAAGAGCCCtaagaaaattattgtaaGCAAAGAGTCTGAAAACCAGTGATACTCCCATTGGGGTGGGTTCTTGCTTAGATGCCAGACGAATTGGCAGTAGTAATAGTGTTCTCCCTGTACACAagacgaaacaaagaaactaacCAAACAATGCTTATTGTTGCAGAGGATACTACGTTTGCCTTGCGAGGGATGGGAAAGTTTACGATGATTCAAAGTATTGTTGGCTTCAAGGAAAACAGGTTGGCTATTCAACTCTGAAATTAACGGACTGTCATATATTacaaaaaactaaattaatCATTTTCCACATCAATAAAACTCTCTCTTCTAGGTATGGATGTATTCAAAGCTTTACAATGAATCTCCAAAATACGGCAACgtgaaaatgttaaaagctGCATTATCGGgtgagtcttttttttttgtataattGGATGTCGATTTAACGTTACCTTCTATGTATAACAGGACTGAGATACTTcgttgttttttcatttcaacacTTGTGTGTGTCTGTGTGTCTGTGTGTCCTTCAGGAGGCGAGTTTCTCTTGAACCACATCAAACGACCGGAGGATGGAAGATGTTATTTCCAAGTGACAGCTGAAggccagccaatcaaaattcaaaagactTTGTTCACTGAATGCTACTACGCTCTGGCAATGGCTGAGCTTGCGAGGGCAACCAGTCTAAAAAAATACAGGGTGAGACATTGCTTCACGGTACTTTGACTAATGAGAGATTTAAGATGTAAAGATGGGCAAATTATAACTCGAATTTAGTTCCTTGTAAAGCACAGGACAATCAGTGAGACTAATTCACAAATTGGACATTTAAGAGCTAATTtcggcctctttttcaaagtggGTCACATTAGGCAACAGATGGTCACGTGACCCAAATTTCTACATGCTTCAGGATTATTGATCGTTCACCATTATGATTTATCCGCAAGTCATAAGAACTGTTACACTGATCTGTGCCTATTCTTTAAACGAATAAATTAGTGTTTAACTTAAGTGGTCAAGACGCATGATTTGCTGAGGTGCTTTCGTTTTGAGTTAAGACTATTTGCCACTGCTTTTCATTTCAGGAGGAAGCCCTGAAAATGCTAACCCTTATAACACACTGGGCTCGTATCGATGACACTCAGCTGGGTCGCTCCAAGCTGCCAGGCCAAGAGGAAGCCAACCCAATAGCAGTACCTATGATGCTGTTACATGTGATTGATGAGGTTTGCCGGGATGATGACGCCCTTCATGAGACATACAGTGAGGATGAAGAATGGGCCGTGCAACAGATCTTAATGCATTTGCAGGCAAGTTACGACATATTTCCTCCGTTCATTTCGTTTCTAGCGCAACTTTGACAGGACGGGTGGGCGGTTACATGCACGAGGGTCGCGTGGTCACAAAGCGCTTTCTGATACCGATCGAAACAACAGCACACAGGCGGCAACCAGCGGGGAATGGGATCGTGTATCAGGACAACGCCTCGAAAGGCGAAGCTCGTTCCAAGAGCAAGATTGTCATTGCGAACAAAGACAGTAATAAAATCAACATGAACATCATTTAATGAACATGGGTTTTGTGTGGGTTTTAAGAATGCATGCTCAAAAACCAAGCTTCAACCGATGTTATTGAGTCCTCACGGTTGTTCATCTTGAAAATAGAACTAATTAACATAACAAAACTTTCGCTCTGAAGAAGAGACTGATGGAAACTCGCAAATGGTCtatattgtttttaaatcGATATCGAAGCTAAATCCAATGATATTCTCCTGTAATTTCAGCGAAGTGGGAGAGTCGTGCTTGACAAAGTTTCCGACGACGGGAGAGAAATCTCTGGTTCGGAGGGTCGACTCATCAACCCCGGACACGCCATCGAGGCAGGATGGTTCCTCCTTCAGCACGCCACCCGCAAACGGAACAATCAGTTAGCGAGGATCGCTATCGACAAGTTCATTTTGCAGTCATTCGAGATCGGATGGGATGACATGTATGGAGGTATCATATATATCCTGGATGCTAATGGATATTCTCCAACACAGCTAGAGTGGAATATGAAGCTATGGTGGCCACACGCCGAGGCTCTCGTCGCATTCCTCATGGCTTACAAGGAAACAAAGGATGAGAGCTTTTTGGAGAAGTTTGATCTCGTGTTTCAATATACATTATCACATGTAAGTGTTGCCTCCGGTTTTCTCCAGTTTAGGCGGTCAACTCATTGCAATATAAATGCTTAAACTACGTTTTAAAACACTGCTTTTATAACCAAATATAAAGAGGTATATTTTTGCATTGCCAACTAAACTTATCCGTCGACGAAAGCCGTCCGAAAGGTGCACGAACAAAGGGCACGCTACACGCAGCCACTTAAAGACCACAATAAGCGGCAGAAGATTAAAAGTGTTTCTCTGGAAATGTTTCACTCAAGAGTTGCATTTCAGCCGCATAGCGCAAATATTGGGCAATTGTATTGACCTGACGAATTTGGCAGTCTTTTGTTCCCGGACCGGTCTAGCTAGAGATAGAAAGTATTTGCGCACTTGCTGAGGGGTAACATTCTCTTTCTCACTTACTTGGGCAAGGGTCAAAAGAATGGTTTACCTTTCATAGACTAAGtgagaaagaggaaaaaaagaaaagaaaaacgaggGAAAAATTTGCTTTCCATTGAAGGAGTTTTATGCAAGCATACCACCACCTACTGGTGAATAGATTTCAAAATGAGGGACAAGTAATAAAGTAAATGGTTATTTTTACCCTTAGTTTTCTGATCCCAAGTATGGCGAATGGTTTGGTTACCTTAATCAGAAAGGAGAGGTTACACATACGTTTAAAGGTGGACCACATAAAGGTATGAAAGTCTGTATTCGTAATCATAGAGACTTTCAAGCAAGCAACGCAACGGCCAAAGTAATATCTTCGATCAATTAAATGGAGGGCGGCAATCAAATGAGCCAATCGCAATTTAAGTACGTCCAGCGGGTGTAAAGAGCGGGAAAGCGCGTGCGGATTCTGCaccaatataatttttttaggcCAATCACAACAAAGGCCCAGCACACTGAACAAATCATTAGGCAAGAAGCAAGAAAAAGACATGTGGTACTGGTACCAAGCGCGGGAGAATACCTGCGAGCCAATAAAAGTTTGTGTGATTACCTAAATTTGAAGTGAAGGCCATGTTTTCTGGTCAAAGGCAAAGGCAACATGCTGACCAGCGGTTTTCGTTAAAACAATGGTTGGCTGCGGGTGCTCattcttgcaggctcagaaaaTCTGGTTCTGCCCAATTTTATTAAGGATTTCCTGAAATAACAACAGCGCAGCTCAATTTGGTAATTGATTGTcgatttttgttgttgctcttgtttttttttatcaacttgCGGTGACAATAGCTCTTATTACAGTTGAAcccgcagacaaaatttcttttgtttacaactccatgcaaacgaggctaaggggtcaatacaatgggaaatgacccattagcctcgtttgtgtgtcaagaccgctggtaactataataacagctattttgtttgattttttccaGGTTGCTTTCATGTTCCCCGTTGCCTTCACATGTGCATCAAACTGTTAAAAGAACTACTGGAAGGCAACACGACGACCAATGGTCTGACAAGTGTCGATCTGACAAATGGAACCCATGACACCTAACCCACCACACTAATGCTGACTATTGCATTGCCCCAAGTCAGTTTGTAATGTTAGAAACCTAGAGTCAAAGCATTTACTCTACTTGTCAACACTTATCTATATTATAGATGCCGACAACCAAACGAGCCAAGTAGagctaaaaaaataataataaaaatgaggAAAGCGCGTGGTGGAATGCGTGGCTTCGGAATTGCAGTCAAATTTGGTTGTCACGGTCTGAGATCAGTAGCAATGCAAAGTAGAGCAAAACTAAATCATTTGTTAAGAACTTTTCAAAGAAGACGCTTAAACTCATATGCGTTTACAGTATCATTATTCTCAAATTTCACAAAGTCTGTTGTCAATATTACATTAAGTCTAGAGTGAGGGGAGGcggggaggggaggggagagGAGGGAGTTTCTTATTCAGCTTACCAGAACCAGAAGTTTAGGTGATTCTTGTTACTCTACCCTAAAATGTACCTGGATTCAATTTTGGCATTCTCCCTGGAGATTACagtttaaaatttgaacaaaaatgtACTTTTGATGGGTACTGCATGCTTTGGTAATGCATTGAAAGTGAGTTAAGTGTTGAAAGGAGATAAACTTGGCTGTCTGAAATACTAATCAAAGCTGCTCCTTTAGGTAAGAAACATTTCTGCTCTATTGGAcagaaatgtatgaaaagaaacaaactcaTTGATGTAAGGATGAATAAAATGAATTGCACCATCTACTTTTACAGTGACCAATGGTCTGTCACCCTCACAACTAAAGCTGCTAACTCTCACTGGCAGTTGCTTGCTTCACTTAAAAACCTGGCAATTCTGGATATTCAGAGCCTACCAAATCTTCTTCTAGGTCTATGGTATCCtcaagtttattttcattgacaAACTGATCCTATTAATGGAATAAATAGCAAATTATCAATGTCAATGTATATTTGTTACAGTGATTAAGCCTTTTGTTAACATAATTTCTGATTGAGTGAATgtaatacaaaaatttggtacaTCAAATGGGTTGTTAAGGGTCCAAAAGGGTCAAATTCCCACCATAAATAGATAAAGTTTACTTTTCACGCATTagcctttattattattattataattacatataattatatatgtatatcTAGTatatatcatcatcattaataAAAGTTATTATCCCCATGCGTCATCTTATCATTTTTACAATCaatattatataaaagcacaacaaaaaaaactctaTCTGGTCACACTGAAAGTTAGAGTACACAGACTCAGATTCCTTGAGAGCACTGTGCCTCGAAAACATTGAACAGAATGCTGACTAACACAGatctaatttttaaattaggACAAGTATCTCTTTTCCCAAACCCAAAGTACACATAACCTCAATTTACATTGAAAGCACAATAGTAAATCATTTTCCATTCAAATGAAACCTTTCTCATTAACATaccatttttgtttccttcttgCTAATTTCCAAAGCACCTGTTGCTTTTTCAACTGCTTCTTCATCATTCAATCCTTCCTGTGCAAATTGCATACAAGTATCCACAAATCtaacataacaagaaagaaTCGCCATTTTAGGTAC contains:
- the LOC141893915 gene encoding N-acylglucosamine 2-epimerase-like, giving the protein MPGVYRDRLKNYLTRMEDELDRTINFWLENSRDVRNGGYYVCLARDGKVYDDSKYCWLQGKQVWMYSKLYNESPKYGNVKMLKAALSGGEFLLNHIKRPEDGRCYFQVTAEGQPIKIQKTLFTECYYALAMAELARATSLKKYREEALKMLTLITHWARIDDTQLGRSKLPGQEEANPIAVPMMLLHVIDEVCRDDDALHETYSEDEEWAVQQILMHLQRSGRVVLDKVSDDGREISGSEGRLINPGHAIEAGWFLLQHATRKRNNQLARIAIDKFILQSFEIGWDDMYGGIIYILDANGYSPTQLEWNMKLWWPHAEALVAFLMAYKETKDESFLEKFDLVFQYTLSHFSDPKYGEWFGYLNQKGEVTHTFKGGPHKGCFHVPRCLHMCIKLLKELLEGNTTTNGLTSVDLTNGTHDT